The stretch of DNA AGGTGTCGAAGGTGTTCATGGCGAACACCCACGACTACCTCCTCGCCTTTACGAATCAGGGGCAGGTCTACCAGCTCAAGACCTACGAAATTCCGGAAGTCGGCCGGACGGCGCGCGGAAAATCCGCCGTGAACCTGCTCAAACTCGACAAGGGCGAGGAGATTACGGCCGTCGTCAACACCGACGACTTCTCAGAAGAGGAGTTCCTCACCTTCGCCACGAAACACGGCTACGTGAAGCGAACCGGTGCGGACAACTTCACCAACATCCTCTCGACGGGGATTCGCGCCATCCGCTTAGAAGACGGCGACGAGCTCGTGGACGTGGAGATTACGGACGGTAAATCCGACCTGCTGATTGCGACGGCAGGCGGCATGTCCATCCGTTTCGAGGAGACGGACGCTCGCGCCATGGGCCGCACCGCCCGCGGGGTCAACGGCATCAAGCTCTCGGGTGACGACACTGTCGCTGGCCTCATCGCCGCGGACGAATCGGCAGACCTCCTCACCGTGACCGAAAACGGCTACGGCAAGCGCACGCCAATCAGCAAGTACCGCACCCAATCGCGCTACGGCAAGGGGCTCATCGACATCAAGACCAACGAGCGAAACGGCAAGGTGACCGCCATCAAGTCGGTGACCGACGACGACGACGTGGTCGTGATGAGCGACGACGGCCAAATCATGCGCACCCACGTCGCAGACATCTCAGAGGTTGGCCGCAACACGATGGGCGTCATCGTGATGCGCCTCTCTGACGGTGATAAGGTGGCGAGCGTGGACGTGATTCCACCGCTCGACGCACGCGAGGGCGCGAAAGACGACGAAGAAGACGCGGACGCAGACGAGAAAGCGGAAGAAGTGGAAGCCGACGAGTAAGCCCCCGGCAACCGCTGTCGCCGACCATACATTTTTGTGCACTGTTGTACATTGGCTTGCTACCATGCAACACAACTCGGGAGACAATCCCGGCAAATTCGGCACGTTCGGCGGGCGACACGTTCCAGAGCCGCTCGAAGAACCGCTCGCACAACTGGGAGAGGCATTCGACGAGATTGCGAACTCACCAGAGTTCAGAGCCGAGTTTTACGACTTGCTCACGAAGTACGCGGGTCGGGAGACACCGTTGTACTACGCCGAAAATCTCTCTGCAGAGTACGGCGCGGACATCTACCTCAAACGCGAAGACCTGCTCCACGGCGGGGCGCACAAAATCAACAACGCGCTCGGGCAGGCGTTGCTCGCAAAGAAGGCGGGGAAGACGCGGCTCATCGCGGAGACGGGCGCGGGCCAACACGGCACGGCGACCGCCATGGTCGGGGCGCTGTTCGGCCTCGAAACCGAGATTTACATGGGGAAAAAGGATGTCGAGCGCCAGAAGATGAACGTCTTCCGGATGCGACTCATGGGCGCGACCGTGAACGAGGTCACCCGCGGCGGGTCGGGACTCGCAGACGCCGTCGACGCCGCGCTCGAAGACTTCGCGGGGAACATGGAAGACACGCACTACCTCGTCGGCTCTGCGGTCGGACCCGACCCCTTCCCGCGGATGGTGCGCGAGTTCCAGTCGGTGATTGGCGAAGAAGCCCGCGCCCAGATTCTCGACCAGACGGGGAGCCTGCCGGATGCGGCGGTCGCCTGCGTCGGCGGCGGGTCGAACGCGATTGGCCTGTTTCACGCCTTCCGTGACGACGACGTGAAATTCTACGGCGGCGAGGGCGGCGGTGAAGGCGGCGACTCGAAGCGCCACGCCGCGCCGCTCGCTTCGGGGAAAGACGGCGTCATCCACGGGATGGCCACGCGCGTCATCGAAGACGACGTGGAGGTTCACTCGGTCTCTGCCGGACTCGACTATCCGGGCGTCGGCCCCGAACACGCCATGTTCCGGGCGGTTGGCCGGTGTGAGTATCGCGCCATCACCGACGACGAAGCAATCGACGCCTTCCGGACGTTGAGCGAGACGGAGGGAATCATTCCGGCACTCGAAAGCAGTCACGCGCTCGCCCTCGCAAAGCAGGTTGCACCAGACCACGACACCATCATCGTCAACCTGAGCGGGCGCGGCGACAAGGATATGGAGCAGGCCGCCTCGCTGCTCGACCTCGGCGCCTGACCGCACTGGTGTCGAAGCGTCGGCGTACGAAGAAGGGCAGCCATATTCCCCACAAGAATACCGCCCGACTGCGTGCGTTTGTCGAAGATTTCTTTCGGTGAAACCTATTATTTTTTGTAGTAGTGTTACGACCAGAGTGACAAGGTACCGCCAGTTTATTCAGGCTCCAATAGGCACCCGGTGCCGGTCGCTGGCAGCCGTACCACCCTAACAATGCCACTGGACAAAAACCGGTTTAAAGACCTCTGGGGCGACCTCAATGACGTCCTAGAGGAGTTTATCGAAACGCCCGTTGGTGGTCGCAAGCCAGCCGACGAGGAGCCGAACGTATCTGACGAGACGCAAGAATCAACCAATGGTTCACCTGACTCGCCGCTCGACCAGCTCATCTCGAGTGAGTCGAAGTCGAAAGCAGACATCGTCCTCGAAACAGGGATGACGCCCGCGGAGTTGCTCGTCGAACTGCTCGGTGAGTACGACGGCCAGATGCGCCAACAGCAAGTCGTCAATGCGACGGGCTGGTCTGAAGCCTCGGTGAGTCGCCTGCTTATGAAGATGGAACAGACAGAGCGAATCACCCGCGTGCAGATTGGCAATGAAAAAGTCGTGTATCTCCCCGACCACATCCCCGAGGCGGCCAAACACCCCTTCCAGCGAATCGCAGACGAAGAAACACCCCGAGACAGAACCGTAAACCGGAGCTAAGCTACAAAATCCGCTTCCCGAGGACGCTTGCGGCAAGTTCGGTGGCGAGTTCTGCCGTTTCGTTGTGTTCGTCGAGAATCGGATTCACTTCGACGATTTCGAGCGAGCGCATGAAGTCGGTTGCCTTGTTTTCTGCGGCCACGATTTCGAGCGCTGCGTGTGCCTCGCGGTAGGTTACCCCGCCGCGAACCGGCGTCCCGACGCCGGGTGCTTCGTTTGGGTCGAGCCAGTCCATATCGAGGCTGACGTGGACGCCATCGACGCCATCGCGGGCGATCTCGATGGCATCTTCGACCACGGCTGAGACGCCACGTTCGTCGATATCGGACATCGTGAACGCGGTGATATCGCTTTCACGGATGGCCGCTCTCTCTGCGTCATCGACGCTTCTGAGGCCGACGATGACGATGTTTTCCTCACTGACGTTCGGAGCGTGTGCCCAGTCTGCGTCAGCAAATTCGTCGCGGCCGAGCACCGCCGCGAGGGGCATCCCGTGGACGTTTCCACTTGGGGAGGTCGAAGGGGTGTTGAAGTCGCCGTGAGCGTCGAACCAGATGACACCGAGGCTCGCATCCCTCGCGGCACCGGCCATCGTTCCAATCGCAATCGAGTGGTCGCCGCCAAGAACAAGTGGGAACTCGCCTGCGGCGAGCGCCGAGGCAACGTTGTCCGCGAGTCGAGTACACACCGTCGCCGTTTCATCGAGATACTTCGCCTTCCCGTGTTTTGGCTCACCGGCCTCCGGGTCGCGCAGGTGGGCGTGTGGGACGGCGATGTCACCCGCATCGTCACAGGCGACATCGATTCTGGCCAGTCGGTCTACGAGGCCTGCGTATCGAATCGCAGAAGGACCCATATCGACGCCACGTCGGTCTGCACCGAGGTCCATGGGAACCCCGATGAGTCGTGCTGTTTGCTGCATACGAACCACTACACGACACGGCCTGAAAAAGGGGGCCGATTACTGGTACTGCGCGCAGACGAGTTCTAAGCCTTCCTCGAACGAAATCTCTGGCTCCCAACCAGTCTCGGTTTTCATTTTCGAGCTGTCGGCCATCGTGTCGTGGACGTACACGTCCTCAGGGATGGGATTCTCGATGTACTCTGGTTCAACACTCGTTCCAAGCACCTCGTTCAATTTCTCGACGAGCGTGTTGGTGGTGTAGCTCTCACCCGTCCCAAGGTTGTAGATGCCGTCGAGTTCGTGGTCAGCAGCGAGTTCGAGGCCCCGAACGATGTCCGAGACGTGGGTGAAATCCCGGGTTTGGGTGCCGTCGCCGTAGATGACCGGCGCGTCGCCGTGAGCGAGGTCGTCTGCGAACTGGGCAATCAGGTTTGCGTACTCGCCTTTGTGTGCTTCTGCGCCGCCGTACCCCTGGTACACCGAGAAAAACCGCATACCAGCCATGTGCATGTCGTAGTGGTGTGAGAAGTACTCACCGTAGCGTTCCCGAGCGAGTTTCGAGGCTTCATAGCCTGTGCGCGCCGAGACCGGCATCGACTCGGGCGAGGGTTCGGTTCGGTTGCCGTAAATCGAAGAGGTCGAAGCGTACACCACGGTGTCACACCCGTCAAGGCGCGCCTGATTTACGGTGTTGACAAATCCTTCGACGTTGACGCGAGCGCCGGTTACCGGGTCGTCTTCGTGCATCGGATACGAGGAGAGTGCCGCGAGGTGAAACACGACGTCCACGTCGGTTGGGAGGTCGTCGTCGAGGACGCTTGCGTCCACGAATTCGACGGCCGAATCGAGGTTTTCTGGCGTCCCAAGATAACAGTCATCGACGGCAATCACGTCGTTGTCAGTGGCGAGGTGATTGGCGAGGTTCGAGCCGATGAATCCGGCTCCACCAGTCACGAGCACACGCATATCGTTCATTACCACAGCTAGATAGATGTGGGTGCAAAGAGGTACCGGAAACGAGACTTCGACGTCAATCTGTCCCGTCGCCTGCCCGCAATTTCTGTCACTAATCTAGGGCGTATCCGGTCGATTTATCACATACTATCCGCCGCCTTTAAGGAAATCTATCACGAAAGACGCCTATGTCATCAATTGAGCTGACCCCGAGCCAGAAACGCATCCTCTCTGCCCTGATTAACCTCCATCGCCAGACCGAGGACGCAGTAAAGGGCG from Haladaptatus sp. ZSTT2 encodes:
- the trpB gene encoding tryptophan synthase subunit beta, coding for MQHNSGDNPGKFGTFGGRHVPEPLEEPLAQLGEAFDEIANSPEFRAEFYDLLTKYAGRETPLYYAENLSAEYGADIYLKREDLLHGGAHKINNALGQALLAKKAGKTRLIAETGAGQHGTATAMVGALFGLETEIYMGKKDVERQKMNVFRMRLMGATVNEVTRGGSGLADAVDAALEDFAGNMEDTHYLVGSAVGPDPFPRMVREFQSVIGEEARAQILDQTGSLPDAAVACVGGGSNAIGLFHAFRDDDVKFYGGEGGGEGGDSKRHAAPLASGKDGVIHGMATRVIEDDVEVHSVSAGLDYPGVGPEHAMFRAVGRCEYRAITDDEAIDAFRTLSETEGIIPALESSHALALAKQVAPDHDTIIVNLSGRGDKDMEQAASLLDLGA
- a CDS encoding helix-turn-helix transcriptional regulator: MPLDKNRFKDLWGDLNDVLEEFIETPVGGRKPADEEPNVSDETQESTNGSPDSPLDQLISSESKSKADIVLETGMTPAELLVELLGEYDGQMRQQQVVNATGWSEASVSRLLMKMEQTERITRVQIGNEKVVYLPDHIPEAAKHPFQRIADEETPRDRTVNRS
- the rocF gene encoding arginase — protein: MQQTARLIGVPMDLGADRRGVDMGPSAIRYAGLVDRLARIDVACDDAGDIAVPHAHLRDPEAGEPKHGKAKYLDETATVCTRLADNVASALAAGEFPLVLGGDHSIAIGTMAGAARDASLGVIWFDAHGDFNTPSTSPSGNVHGMPLAAVLGRDEFADADWAHAPNVSEENIVIVGLRSVDDAERAAIRESDITAFTMSDIDERGVSAVVEDAIEIARDGVDGVHVSLDMDWLDPNEAPGVGTPVRGGVTYREAHAALEIVAAENKATDFMRSLEIVEVNPILDEHNETAELATELAASVLGKRIL
- a CDS encoding NAD-dependent epimerase/dehydratase family protein encodes the protein MNDMRVLVTGGAGFIGSNLANHLATDNDVIAVDDCYLGTPENLDSAVEFVDASVLDDDLPTDVDVVFHLAALSSYPMHEDDPVTGARVNVEGFVNTVNQARLDGCDTVVYASTSSIYGNRTEPSPESMPVSARTGYEASKLARERYGEYFSHHYDMHMAGMRFFSVYQGYGGAEAHKGEYANLIAQFADDLAHGDAPVIYGDGTQTRDFTHVSDIVRGLELAADHELDGIYNLGTGESYTTNTLVEKLNEVLGTSVEPEYIENPIPEDVYVHDTMADSSKMKTETGWEPEISFEEGLELVCAQYQ